From Pseudomonas sp. CCI4.2, one genomic window encodes:
- the cls gene encoding cardiolipin synthase, translating to MDFHIPSFVGYLIGFTHLLGLIAAIHALLTVRTAQGSIAWAMPLIFIPYVTLIPYLVFGRSTFDGYINARRQANQEMRTAIGTLNWRPWIEEAVTARRSEAYASLRAMPRLGRMPCLANNEVTLLINGEATFAAIFEAIRGAKKAVLIQFFIIHDDELGRSLQALLLEKAAEGVAIYVLYDRVGSHALSASYSETLRNGGVQIKAFATRSGWLNRFQINFRNHRKIVVVDGVRGFVGGHNVGDEYLGKLPPLSPWRDTHVAIVGPVVACLQESFAEDWFWATRELPQLILPESYPEDGVLCQLLASGPADAQETCSLFFVEAIHAAQNRVWITSPYFIPDEAVFAALRLAVLRGVDVRILLPSRPDHYVVYAASSLFAFEAVRAGVRIFRYEPGFMHQKVVLVDSEISAIGSANMDNRSFRLNFELMLLTVDSDFASQVEVMLNADFALAREIALEESKETHRFQQLGMRIARLVSPIL from the coding sequence ATGGATTTTCACATTCCGTCTTTTGTCGGCTATTTGATCGGCTTTACTCATTTGCTCGGCCTGATTGCTGCCATTCACGCACTGCTCACTGTACGCACTGCACAAGGCTCCATCGCATGGGCGATGCCGCTTATTTTCATTCCCTATGTCACCCTCATTCCCTATTTGGTGTTCGGTCGCAGCACCTTCGACGGCTACATCAACGCACGGCGCCAGGCTAACCAGGAAATGCGCACCGCCATTGGCACACTGAATTGGCGGCCCTGGATCGAAGAAGCTGTAACGGCGAGACGTTCAGAGGCGTATGCCTCACTGCGGGCCATGCCGCGACTGGGGCGCATGCCGTGTCTGGCCAATAACGAAGTGACGTTACTGATCAACGGCGAAGCCACCTTCGCCGCCATTTTCGAGGCCATCCGTGGTGCTAAAAAAGCAGTATTGATTCAATTTTTTATCATTCACGACGATGAGCTTGGCCGAAGCCTGCAAGCCCTGCTGCTGGAAAAAGCCGCTGAGGGGGTCGCCATTTACGTCCTTTACGACCGAGTGGGCAGCCATGCCCTGTCTGCAAGTTACAGCGAAACCCTGCGCAACGGTGGTGTGCAAATCAAAGCGTTCGCCACCCGCAGCGGCTGGCTGAATCGCTTCCAAATCAACTTCCGTAACCACCGCAAAATTGTTGTAGTCGATGGAGTGCGCGGCTTTGTTGGCGGCCACAACGTCGGTGACGAATATTTAGGAAAGTTGCCGCCGCTCTCGCCGTGGCGCGACACCCATGTGGCGATTGTCGGTCCGGTGGTAGCGTGCTTGCAGGAGTCGTTTGCGGAGGACTGGTTTTGGGCCACGCGCGAGTTACCTCAGCTGATCCTGCCGGAGAGCTACCCCGAAGACGGCGTTCTCTGCCAGTTATTGGCCAGTGGTCCGGCTGACGCGCAAGAAACCTGTTCTCTATTTTTTGTCGAAGCCATCCATGCGGCACAAAACCGAGTGTGGATAACCAGCCCGTATTTCATTCCCGATGAGGCGGTATTCGCGGCGCTACGATTGGCAGTTCTGCGGGGGGTCGATGTGCGGATATTGCTTCCATCGCGTCCCGATCACTACGTGGTCTACGCCGCCTCCAGCCTATTCGCCTTCGAAGCGGTGCGCGCAGGCGTGCGGATCTTTCGCTATGAGCCGGGGTTTATGCATCAGAAGGTGGTGCTGGTCGACAGTGAAATCAGCGCCATCGGCAGCGCCAACATGGACAACCGATCATTCAGGCTTAATTTTGAATTGATGCTGTTAACCGTCGACAGTGATTTTGCCAGCCAGGTTGAGGTCATGCTCAACGCCGACTTTGCCCTCGCCCGGGAAATCGCCCTGGAAGAAAGCAAAGAAACCCACCGCTTTCAGCAACTCGGCATGCGCATTGCGCGCTTGGTGTCGCCAATTCTCTAA
- a CDS encoding metal ABC transporter solute-binding protein, Zn/Mn family, which translates to MRVALVLSSLLLLPLSLSAAEKLKVVTSFSILADMAQHVGGDHIQVINLVGPDQDAQAYKPTGEDTKKLAQANVIIQNGLGYEPWMDALITRSGVKTLVITASSGITPRTAKENGKTVIDPHAWQSVPDAELYVNNIVLAFSAVDPTHANSYISGGKAYTKQLHALINDAHVKIGLIPTGTLAPGSRRFVTAHNSFGYLSPSYQIEFIAPQGVSANVETTPEQLDALIAKIHDDKAKAVLLDNTQDPRQLQQIAEKSGLPVRGTLYSDALSAKGQASTFIGMYQANIDTLRDALAQP; encoded by the coding sequence ATGCGCGTTGCCTTGGTGCTATCCAGTTTGTTGCTGCTGCCACTGTCGTTGTCGGCAGCGGAAAAATTGAAAGTCGTGACCAGCTTTAGCATTCTTGCCGACATGGCCCAGCACGTTGGCGGTGATCATATCCAGGTCATCAATCTGGTCGGCCCCGATCAAGACGCTCAGGCGTATAAGCCAACCGGTGAGGACACGAAAAAGCTGGCGCAGGCCAACGTGATCATTCAGAACGGTTTGGGTTATGAACCGTGGATGGATGCGCTGATTACACGCAGTGGAGTGAAAACACTGGTGATCACTGCGAGCAGCGGCATCACGCCACGCACCGCGAAGGAAAACGGCAAAACCGTTATTGATCCACATGCCTGGCAGAGCGTGCCGGACGCGGAGCTTTACGTGAACAACATCGTCTTGGCCTTTAGCGCGGTTGATCCGACCCACGCCAATTCGTATATTTCCGGTGGGAAGGCCTATACCAAGCAACTTCACGCCCTGATCAACGATGCTCACGTAAAAATTGGCTTGATACCCACGGGCACCTTGGCGCCTGGCAGTCGGCGCTTCGTGACGGCACATAACTCGTTTGGTTACCTGAGCCCCTCCTACCAAATCGAATTTATCGCGCCGCAGGGAGTGTCGGCCAACGTCGAAACGACGCCGGAACAGCTCGATGCATTGATCGCTAAAATCCACGACGATAAAGCCAAAGCAGTGCTGCTGGACAACACTCAAGACCCGCGCCAGTTGCAACAGATAGCCGAAAAAAGCGGTCTACCCGTTCGCGGCACGCTGTACTCCGACGCCCTGTCGGCTAAAGGCCAAGCCAGCACTTTTATAGGCATGTACCAAGCCAACATCGACACCCTGCGCGACGCGCTGGCCCAGCCATAG
- a CDS encoding N-acetylmuramoyl-L-alanine amidase: MHRRQMLLNLLLAGAALALPLGVSAAQIRNARLWRTDDKLRLVFDLSGPVSYKTFTLSAPERVIIDLSGAQLSGDFRQLALANTPIKSIRCGHFGQGDTRIVLDLNAPVQLSSFLLGPEGSQGHRLVLDLGSATHVPVQIAAVGAIAPPEQPSPLRDKAHPKRSIMVVVDPGHGGKDPGAIGSKGEREKDVVLSIAQLLAKRLKREKGFDVRLVRNDDFFVPLRKRVEIAHKLNADMFISVHADAAPRLTASGASVYALSEGGATSATARFMAQRENGADLIGARSLLSLKDKDPMLAGVILDMSMNATIAASLQLGNTVLGSLADITSLHQKRVEQAGFAVLKSPDVPSILVETGFISNVRDSQRLVTARHQQAVADGLFEGLQRYFKHNPPTDSYMAWQQEHARGQV, from the coding sequence ATGCACAGACGTCAAATGTTGCTCAACCTTCTTTTGGCCGGTGCGGCCTTGGCATTGCCGTTGGGTGTATCTGCTGCTCAGATTCGCAATGCTCGGCTGTGGCGAACGGACGATAAACTTCGCCTAGTGTTCGATCTTAGCGGTCCGGTCAGCTATAAGACGTTCACGTTGAGCGCGCCGGAGCGGGTGATCATCGACCTCAGCGGCGCGCAGTTGAGCGGGGATTTCCGCCAATTGGCGCTGGCGAACACCCCCATCAAGTCCATTCGCTGCGGGCACTTTGGTCAAGGCGATACGCGCATTGTGTTGGACCTGAATGCGCCGGTGCAGCTCAGTAGTTTTTTGCTCGGTCCTGAGGGTTCGCAAGGCCACCGGCTGGTGCTGGATCTGGGCAGCGCGACTCACGTTCCCGTGCAGATCGCGGCCGTGGGTGCAATTGCGCCGCCCGAACAGCCGTCGCCATTGCGAGACAAAGCTCATCCCAAGCGCAGCATCATGGTAGTGGTCGATCCCGGTCATGGCGGAAAAGACCCGGGTGCCATCGGCTCCAAAGGCGAGCGGGAAAAAGACGTGGTGTTGTCCATTGCCCAGTTGCTCGCCAAGCGCTTGAAGCGCGAGAAAGGGTTTGATGTGCGCCTGGTACGCAACGACGATTTCTTCGTGCCGCTGCGCAAGCGGGTAGAGATCGCTCACAAACTCAACGCCGACATGTTCATTTCCGTGCATGCCGACGCTGCGCCGCGGCTCACTGCATCGGGAGCCTCGGTGTATGCGCTTTCAGAAGGCGGCGCCACCTCGGCCACAGCGCGCTTCATGGCTCAGCGTGAAAACGGTGCCGACCTGATCGGTGCGAGGAGTCTGCTTAGTCTGAAAGACAAAGACCCGATGCTGGCTGGGGTGATTCTCGACATGTCGATGAACGCAACGATTGCGGCCAGTTTGCAGCTAGGCAACACAGTGCTTGGCAGCTTGGCTGACATAACGTCGCTGCATCAAAAACGCGTCGAGCAAGCGGGTTTTGCCGTGCTCAAATCGCCGGACGTGCCCTCGATTCTGGTCGAAACCGGCTTCATCTCAAACGTCCGCGACAGCCAGCGATTGGTTACGGCGCGTCATCAACAGGCCGTTGCCGATGGACTGTTTGAGGGGTTACAGCGCTATTTCAAACATAACCCGCCCACTGACTCCTATATGGCGTGGCAACAAGAGCACGCACGAGGGCAGGTTTGA
- a CDS encoding glutamine synthetase has protein sequence MNHVLTSLMVAILLASAQARAAPTNMQAQTTRCSQSANLIACSDALGNRYSVATAGPVSYVRGFEVQGNRLWAQTNSRYGMLTFFTGLASNGDTWIGYSQRVGWTTITRVSSSDGKRSKFTCNRMGGCQ, from the coding sequence ATGAATCACGTTTTAACGAGTTTGATGGTCGCCATACTGCTCGCAAGCGCCCAGGCGCGGGCGGCCCCAACCAACATGCAGGCGCAAACGACCCGCTGCTCACAGAGCGCGAACCTGATCGCGTGCAGCGATGCACTCGGCAATCGCTACAGCGTGGCAACGGCCGGCCCGGTGTCCTACGTTCGTGGGTTTGAAGTTCAAGGCAACCGGCTGTGGGCACAAACCAATAGTCGCTACGGCATGCTGACGTTCTTTACCGGCCTGGCGTCGAACGGCGACACCTGGATCGGTTACAGCCAACGCGTGGGCTGGACGACCATCACCCGGGTCTCCAGCTCTGACGGTAAACGCAGCAAATTCACCTGCAACCGTATGGGCGGTTGCCAGTAA
- a CDS encoding DUF3617 domain-containing protein yields MNKRFLALLFCLGAPLAHAQMLQPGLWELTTSNMQVDGQPLPDLQLMLNQLKSLAPDQQVMMEQAMQKQGVTLAGKGVQVCLTQDQVKTDNIPLTDPKSGCNQQITDRNGKTWKFRFNCPKAQGTGVAQFQSDREFSTSVVGTFNATGVQQNGSMETRAVWLGPQCGAIKPRT; encoded by the coding sequence ATGAACAAACGCTTTTTGGCTTTGCTGTTTTGCCTGGGTGCGCCGCTGGCCCACGCGCAGATGCTGCAGCCGGGACTGTGGGAGCTGACCACCAGCAACATGCAGGTCGATGGCCAGCCATTGCCCGACTTGCAATTGATGCTGAACCAACTGAAAAGCCTGGCGCCCGATCAGCAAGTGATGATGGAACAGGCCATGCAGAAGCAGGGTGTGACCTTGGCCGGTAAGGGTGTGCAGGTGTGCTTGACTCAGGACCAGGTCAAGACAGACAACATTCCGCTGACAGACCCGAAGTCTGGCTGCAATCAGCAGATCACCGACCGCAATGGCAAGACTTGGAAGTTCCGCTTTAACTGCCCTAAAGCCCAAGGCACTGGGGTCGCACAATTCCAGAGCGACCGCGAATTCAGCACCTCTGTCGTCGGTACGTTCAATGCGACCGGCGTGCAACAAAACGGCAGCATGGAGACCCGCGCCGTTTGGCTGGGGCCGCAGTGCGGTGCGATCAAGCCTAGGACTTGA